One stretch of Wolbachia endosymbiont of Armadillidium arcangelii DNA includes these proteins:
- a CDS encoding sigma-70 family RNA polymerase sigma factor, which produces MKSKNSYSGIDPIIVKYVRHYAKCIKNLKCFAHDSLEDIEQELFCMIWPAIEKYDESRSSFSTFVCQLVKCRAINLINKQLCKKRGGRQGIFYVDPDDLHEVVDDRCRFITEITTRIDVNDVISTLPQEWQVLCRQLEFFSVPEIAEINGIPRTTVYNTLQRIRRHIKNFF; this is translated from the coding sequence ATGAAATCAAAGAATTCTTACTCAGGAATTGATCCCATAATTGTCAAGTACGTTAGACATTACGCAAAATGTATAAAGAACTTAAAGTGTTTTGCGCATGACAGTCTTGAAGATATTGAGCAAGAACTTTTCTGTATGATTTGGCCTGCTATTGAGAAATATGACGAAAGTAGAAGCTCTTTTTCTACCTTTGTATGTCAACTTGTTAAGTGTAGAGCTATTAATTTAATCAATAAGCAACTCTGTAAAAAACGTGGTGGCAGACAAGGTATATTCTATGTTGATCCTGATGATCTACATGAAGTAGTTGATGATAGATGTCGTTTTATCACTGAAATCACAACTCGTATTGATGTGAACGATGTTATCTCAACACTACCCCAAGAATGGCAAGTACTATGCAGACAACTGGAATTTTTCAGTGTTCCAGAAATAGCTGAAATAAATGGAATACCACGCACAACAGTTTATAACACTTTGCAACGAATAAGACGGCACATAAAAAATTTTTTTTAG
- a CDS encoding AAA family ATPase — protein sequence MEQSFFNIGQKIPFFSVKEYLSDQTPIPEDIISPRILTKRGLLVLGGPPKIGKSDFLISWLVHMAAGVSFLGMTPSRPLKIFYMQTEIEYEYMKERLQQLQLDNELLNVAANNLIITPKVHLSFNHDEISEIKEIVKERFKPDVLAIDPLRNIFSSEYGNENDNSAMLFFLQKTLEKLRSAVNPDACIVLTHHTKKLSKKMLEEDPFQGLSGAGSLRGFYSTGMVMFSQDDESTVRQIVFELRNGERVASKLVDKINGHWQLVDQWS from the coding sequence ATGGAACAAAGCTTTTTCAATATCGGTCAAAAAATCCCCTTTTTCAGCGTAAAGGAGTATTTAAGTGATCAAACGCCAATACCAGAGGACATAATTTCCCCTAGAATTCTAACTAAAAGAGGTTTGTTGGTACTGGGTGGCCCACCTAAAATCGGCAAAAGTGACTTTTTGATCTCTTGGCTTGTCCACATGGCTGCTGGAGTTTCGTTTCTTGGCATGACGCCGAGTAGACCTTTGAAGATCTTCTACATGCAAACTGAAATTGAATATGAATATATGAAAGAACGGTTGCAACAACTTCAACTTGATAACGAACTTTTGAATGTAGCTGCTAACAACTTAATCATTACGCCAAAAGTGCATTTATCATTTAATCATGATGAAATAAGTGAAATCAAGGAAATCGTGAAAGAACGCTTTAAACCTGATGTTTTGGCCATAGATCCATTGCGTAACATCTTTAGCAGTGAGTATGGAAATGAAAATGATAACAGTGCTATGCTGTTTTTTCTGCAAAAGACTCTTGAAAAGCTACGCAGTGCTGTCAATCCAGATGCTTGCATTGTACTCACTCATCATACAAAAAAATTATCAAAAAAGATGCTGGAAGAAGATCCATTTCAGGGTTTAAGCGGAGCTGGTTCTTTGAGGGGATTTTATAGTACTGGCATGGTGATGTTTTCTCAAGATGATGAAAGTACTGTACGTCAGATAGTATTTGAACTGCGTAATGGTGAACGTGTGGCAAGTAAGCTTGTTGATAAGATAAATGGTCATTGGCAGCTTGTAGACCAATGGAGTTGA
- a CDS encoding ATP-binding protein: MTLKIINSKERVKIVTGVKVVIFGPYGIGKTSLLKTLNEPTLCLDFEAGLLAVQDWKGDSINMRTWNEARDIACLIGGPNPALKSDQAYSQRHHEHVSGKYKDLLSEVSKYRCIFVDSITVASRLCLLWAKMQPEAFSERSGKQDMRAAYGMLAQEMMAWLNQFQHIRDKDIIIVGTLGQYLDDCNRSTWLPQCEGAKTASEIPGIVDEVISMVGIKKDDGTEVRSFVCQTINSWGYPAKDRSGCLNMVEEPHLGKLLAKIKAKTLASVA, encoded by the coding sequence ATGACTTTAAAAATAATAAACAGCAAAGAAAGGGTAAAAATAGTAACAGGTGTAAAGGTAGTAATCTTTGGACCTTATGGAATCGGCAAAACCAGTCTGCTTAAAACTTTGAATGAACCAACACTTTGTCTTGATTTTGAAGCAGGACTTTTAGCTGTACAAGACTGGAAAGGGGATTCTATCAATATGCGCACTTGGAATGAGGCCAGAGATATTGCTTGTCTTATTGGTGGGCCAAACCCTGCACTAAAATCTGATCAAGCATACAGCCAAAGACACCATGAACATGTATCTGGCAAGTATAAAGATCTTCTTTCTGAAGTTTCTAAATACCGATGCATCTTTGTAGATAGTATAACTGTTGCTTCACGTTTATGTCTATTATGGGCAAAAATGCAACCTGAAGCTTTTTCTGAAAGAAGTGGAAAGCAAGACATGAGAGCTGCTTACGGAATGCTTGCTCAAGAAATGATGGCTTGGCTCAATCAATTTCAACACATCAGAGATAAAGACATCATCATAGTTGGCACACTAGGTCAATATCTCGATGACTGTAATCGTTCAACATGGCTACCTCAATGTGAAGGTGCTAAAACTGCTAGTGAAATTCCTGGGATAGTTGATGAAGTAATTAGCATGGTTGGAATCAAGAAAGATGATGGCACAGAGGTTCGCTCATTTGTCTGTCAGACTATTAACTCTTGGGGATATCCCGCTAAAGATCGCAGTGGCTGCCTGAATATGGTTGAAGAACCGCATTTAGGTAAATTACTTGCGAAAATTAAAGCCAAAACCTTGGCTTCTGTTGCCTAA